The Solanum lycopersicum chromosome 9, SLM_r2.1 genome window below encodes:
- the LOC101252626 gene encoding cysteine-rich repeat secretory protein 55 translates to MAFLHYSFLLILVFCICTAVSVNPLGNFCYDASKSNDAKTSANIGKVLAELVSVSAKDTFSTTSYGDAKNQVYGLYQCRGDVSSNDCSSCIRDAAKEIRKSCPDQTDARIWYDYCFLRYQAKNFFGQAETVPGIFYWNINFVSDPDFFNKKLAQLKNQIIEQAIVQKNKGLGKGKIKISPFLTLYALMQCTRDLQKIDCAQCLAVAVGNFPTTCLNRKGCRVLYSSCYVRYELYPFFFPLEPKEKLANVSMDYHTFKMSEP, encoded by the coding sequence ATGGCTTTCTTACACTATAGTTTCCTTCTCATACTTGTCTTCTGCATTTGCACTGCTGTGTCTGTCAATCCTCTGGGAAATTTTTGCTATGACGCATCCAAATCCAATGATGCTAAAACATCAGCAAATATCGGAAAGGTTTTAGCTGAATTAGTATCTGTTTCTGCTAAAGATACCTTCAGTACTACCTCGTACGGTGATGCTAAGAACCAAGTATATGGCCTCTATCAATGCAGAGGAGATGTTAGCAGCAATGACTGCTCAAGTTGCATCCGTGATGCAGCAAAGGAGATTCGGAAGAGCTGTCCGGACCAGACTGATGCCAGAATTTGGTATGATTATTGTTTCTTGAGGTACCAAGCTAAGAATTTCTTTGGACAAGCTGAAACAGTTCCTGGTATATTCTACTGGAACATCAACTTTGTATCTGATCCAGACTTCTTCAATAAAAAGCTAGCGCAACTCAAGAATCAAATAATTGAACAGGCTATTGTGCAAAAGAACAAAGGGCTCGGAAAAGGCAAGATTAAAATCTCACCTTTTCTCACATTATATGCCTTGATGCAATGCACAAGGGACCTACAAAAGATAGACTGTGCCCAGTGTCTGGCTGTAGCTGTTGGTAATTTCCCCACTACTTGCTTAAACAGGAAAGGATGTCGAGTACTCTATAGCAGTTGCTATGTTCGTTATGAACTCTACCCATTTTTCTTTCCCTTAGAGCCGAAAGAGAAATTGGCCAACGTATCAATGGATTACCACACATTCAAAATGTCTGAACCTTAA
- the LOC101267264 gene encoding asparagine--tRNA ligase, cytoplasmic 2: MDSEQAPVIECLKYSKRVMLKTILRRSDGGVGLIGQRVVIGGWVKSSREIRLIQPVTPHSVPAQEVVSTKDVTCSEVLQSRIPLLRSIMKVFGAGEYRVREKINVVCQPQPSVSILQVSDGSCVASLQVLVESALATPCQVMATGTCLLIEGMLQQPSLQGKHIIELHTEKILHLGLVDQSNYPLSKKRLPLESLRDCSHFRPRTTTVASIMQIHNALTWATHRFFQDQGFLHVQLPILTSTDSEGFSEKFVVTTLLNKGKNYDQISSTENAVVSVEAIRASIKEKYKKVEELNRTNSNKEALFAAQQDLKKTQELVSQLETRQKANSGVTIETRKFDFTKDFFARQTHLTVSGRLHLESQACGLGNVYSFGPRFQAVKSESKKSLAETWMVDVEMAFSELEDAMECAIDFLKFVCKRISEGCMEDLQFILKRIDKKVMERLQLTLSSSFERISYAEAIEVLRHAAGKRFQGKIEFGVSLTEEHESYLVDEIYKKPVIIYNHPKGLGPFYVHLNDDGMTVATFDVVLPKVGTVIRGSQSEERFNMLSSRMEELGLQKQQYEWYLDLRRHGSVKTSGFSLMLEPLVLYATGLNDVKDVVPFPRSFGRANN; the protein is encoded by the exons ATGGATTCAGAACAAGCACCGGTGATTGAGTGCTTGAAATACTCGAAAAGGGTAATGTTGAAAACTATATTACGACGTAGTGATGGTGGGGTGGGGTTAATTGGTCAGAGGGTTGTAATTGGAGGATGGGTTAAGTCCTCTAGGGAGATAAGGTTGATACAACCTGTAACGCCTCATTCTGTACCGGCACAGGAGGTGGTGAGTACAAAAGATGTTACATGTTCTGAGGTTCTTCAATCTCGGATTCCATTACTCAGGTCTATTATGAAGGTTTTTGGAGCAGGGGAATATCGTGTACGTGaaaaaattaatgttgtttGTCAGCCGCAACCTTCAGTGTCAATATTGCAAGTTAGTGATGGTTCTTGTGTGGCCAGTCTTCAG GTTCTTGTGGAGTCGGCATTAGCGACCCCGTGCCAAGTTATGGCTACGGGGACATGTTTATTAATTGAAGGTATGTTACAGCAGCCATCACTGCAGGGGAAACACATTATTGAGCTCCATACAGAGAAAATCCTACATCTTGGTTTGGTAGATCAATCTAATTATCCGTTATCTAAGAAGCGATTGCCTCTTGAATCTTTAAGAGATTGTTCTCACTTTCGACCTCGGACAACCACG GTGGCATCCATCATGCAAATTCATAATGCACTTACTTGGGCAACTCATAGATTCTTCCAAGATCAAGGGTTCCTTCACGTTCAACTACCCATACTTACAAGCACTGATTCAGAAGGTTTTAGTGAGAAATTTGTTGTTACAACTCTTCTTAACAAGGGCAAAAACTATGACCAAATTAGTTCCACCGAAAATGCTGTAGTGAGTGTTGAAGCCATACGGGCTTCtatcaaagaaaaatacaagaaagTTGAAGAACTTAACAGAACAAATAGCAATAAGGAAGCTCTATTTGCTGCACAACAGGACTTGAAGAAAACACAGGAGCTAGTTTCACAGTTAGAAACTAGGCAAAAAGCAAACTCTGGAGTCACAATTGAAACAAGAAAGTTTGACTTCACTAAAGATTTCTTTGCACGCCAGACACATCTAACTGTTTCTGGTCGTCTTCATCTTGAGAGTCAAGCATGTGGTCTTGGAAATGTCTACTCATTTGGCCCCAGATTTCAAGCAGTCAAATCAGAATCGAAAAAGTCATTAGCTGAAACATGGATGGTAGATGTTGAAATGGCCTTCTCAGAGTTAGAG GATGCCATGGAATGTGCGATTGACTTTTTGAAGTTTGTATGCAAAAGGATTTCGGAGGGTTGCATGGAAGATCTACAATTTATCTTGAAACGGATAGACAAAAAAGTTATGGAGCGCCTTCAGTTAACACTATCAAGTTCATTCGAAAGGATTTCCTATGCCGAAGCCATAGAAGTTCTGAGACAT GCTGCTGGCAAGAGATTTCAGGGTAAGATAGAATTTGGAGTTTCATTGACCGAAGAACATGAAAG TTATTTGGTTGATGAGATATATAAAAAGCCAGTCATTATATACAACCATCCAAAAGGACTTGGACCATTTTATGTCCATTTGAATGATGATGGGATGACGGTTGCAACATTTGATGTGGTTTTACCAAAG GTAGGAACTGTGATTAGGGGAAGCCAAAGTGAAGAACGCTTCAATATGTTGAGCTCAAG GATGGAAGAATTGGGCTTGCAGAAACAGCAGTACGAATGGTATCTAGATCTTCGCAGACATGGCTCTGTCAAAACCTCCGGTTTCAGCCTGATGCTTGAACCTTTGGTGCTTTATGCCACTGGCCTGAATGATGTCAAAGATGTTGTCCCTTTCCCTAGAAGTTTCGGCAGAGCTAATAACTAA